In one window of Tumebacillus algifaecis DNA:
- a CDS encoding 3-hydroxybutyryl-CoA dehydrogenase, protein MEIRKVLVIGAGQMGAGIAQVAATAGLEVILNDLKPEFLERGMATITKNLSRDVEKGRKTEEEKAAILARLKPTTNMGDAHDAQLAIEAATENMEIKKNIFRQMDEVLPEGAILATNTSSLPITEIAAVTSRPELVIGMHFMNPVPVMKLVEIIRGLATTDEVYKSIEDLSKKMSKVPVEVNDFPGFVSNRVLMPMINEAIYCVFEGVATPESVDEVMKLGMNHPMGPLTLADFIGLDTCLAIMEVLYEGFGDSKYRPCPLLRKYVKAGWLGKKTGRGFYTYS, encoded by the coding sequence ATGGAGATTCGCAAAGTTCTCGTCATCGGTGCTGGTCAGATGGGCGCTGGCATCGCGCAAGTTGCAGCAACAGCAGGTCTGGAAGTCATTCTCAACGATCTGAAGCCTGAATTCTTAGAACGCGGTATGGCGACGATCACGAAAAACCTGTCCCGTGATGTTGAAAAGGGCCGCAAGACGGAAGAGGAAAAAGCGGCGATCCTCGCGCGGCTGAAACCGACGACGAACATGGGTGACGCCCACGATGCGCAACTGGCGATCGAAGCGGCGACCGAAAACATGGAGATCAAGAAGAACATTTTCCGCCAGATGGACGAAGTGCTTCCGGAAGGTGCAATCTTGGCTACCAATACCTCTTCTCTGCCGATCACCGAGATCGCGGCGGTCACGTCCCGTCCGGAGCTGGTCATTGGCATGCACTTTATGAACCCGGTGCCGGTGATGAAGCTGGTTGAGATCATCCGTGGTCTTGCGACTACCGATGAGGTGTATAAGTCGATCGAAGACCTGTCCAAAAAGATGAGCAAAGTGCCGGTCGAAGTGAACGACTTCCCAGGCTTTGTATCGAACCGCGTGCTGATGCCGATGATCAACGAAGCGATCTACTGTGTGTTCGAAGGGGTAGCGACGCCAGAATCGGTCGATGAAGTGATGAAGCTCGGGATGAATCATCCGATGGGGCCGCTGACTTTGGCAGACTTTATCGGATTGGACACCTGTCTTGCGATCATGGAAGTGTTGTACGAAGGGTTTGGCGATTCGAAATACCGTCCGTGCCCATTGTTGCGCAAGTATGTTAAAGCGGGCTGGCTCGGGAAGAAAACGGGTCGCGGCTTCTACACCTATTCTTAA
- a CDS encoding enoyl-CoA hydratase-related protein, with protein MEFQNLLFEVRDGVGIITLNRPKALNALNSALLDEMGALLDDIAKNEAIHVVVITGGGEKAFAAGADIAEMQNFTAIEGRTFSVSGMKNISKLETIPQPTIAAVNGFALGGGCEVVMACDIRIASTKAKFGQPEVNLGVTPGFGGTQRLPRLVGPAIAKELLFTGDVIGAERAYQIGLVNQVVEPEELLNKALEMAQKIASKGQLAVRMSKQGVNEGMNMDLSRALQYESELFGLSFSTEDQKEGMAAFLEKRQAEFKGR; from the coding sequence ATGGAATTTCAAAACTTGTTGTTCGAAGTGCGCGATGGGGTCGGGATCATCACGTTGAACCGCCCGAAAGCGCTGAATGCGTTGAACTCGGCGTTGCTCGATGAGATGGGTGCATTGCTTGATGATATCGCGAAAAATGAGGCGATCCATGTGGTCGTCATCACCGGCGGCGGAGAGAAAGCGTTTGCGGCAGGTGCGGACATCGCGGAAATGCAGAACTTTACGGCGATCGAAGGCCGAACGTTCTCGGTAAGCGGCATGAAGAACATCTCCAAGCTGGAGACGATTCCGCAGCCGACGATTGCGGCGGTCAACGGGTTTGCGCTCGGCGGCGGCTGTGAAGTGGTGATGGCTTGTGACATCCGGATCGCATCGACCAAAGCGAAATTTGGCCAGCCAGAAGTCAACTTAGGCGTCACGCCAGGCTTTGGCGGCACACAGCGCCTGCCGCGTCTGGTCGGGCCTGCAATCGCCAAAGAACTGCTGTTCACAGGCGATGTGATCGGGGCGGAGCGCGCCTATCAGATCGGTCTGGTCAATCAGGTGGTCGAACCGGAAGAGTTGCTGAACAAAGCGCTGGAGATGGCACAAAAAATCGCTTCCAAAGGCCAATTGGCGGTGCGCATGTCCAAACAGGGTGTCAACGAAGGCATGAACATGGATCTGTCTCGCGCTCTGCAATATGAGTCGGAGCTGTTCGGGCTGTCGTTTTCGACCGAAGATCAAAAAGAAGGCATGGCAGCTTTCTTGGAAAAACGCCAAGCAGAATTTAAAGGCAGATAG
- a CDS encoding acyl-CoA dehydrogenase, with the protein MDFNLTKDQRDLQQMVRDFAQNEIAPLAAELDASDEFPIELIRKMGELGLLGIPIPEEYDGVGADFTSYMLAIEEISYASASVGVILAVHTSVGTMPILNFGSDEQKQKYVPRLAAGELIGAFGLTEPGAGSDASGIRTRAVKQGDTYVLNGSKIFITNGEVADIFIVFAVTDPEAGAKGVSAFIVERETPGFSIGKKEHKMGMNGSGTVELIFDNAMVPATQLLGAEGQGFTVAMSNLDGGRIGIAAQALGIARAAFDAARAYVQQREQFGRPIADFQAVQFMLADMATKIEASRLLIYNAAALRQAKLPVSKQASMAKYYATDTAMSVTTDAVQLFGGYGYSKEYPVERLMRDAKVTQIYEGTNQIQRIVVAKNLLKGL; encoded by the coding sequence ATGGATTTCAACCTGACAAAAGACCAGCGCGATCTGCAGCAGATGGTACGCGATTTTGCACAAAATGAAATTGCACCGCTCGCGGCAGAACTGGACGCAAGCGACGAGTTTCCGATCGAACTGATTCGCAAAATGGGTGAGCTCGGCCTGCTTGGGATTCCGATTCCAGAGGAGTATGATGGAGTAGGGGCCGACTTTACGTCGTACATGCTGGCGATCGAAGAGATTTCCTACGCGTCCGCTTCGGTCGGTGTGATCTTGGCTGTACATACCTCGGTGGGCACGATGCCGATCTTAAATTTTGGATCGGATGAGCAGAAGCAAAAATATGTGCCGCGTCTGGCGGCAGGCGAACTGATCGGCGCGTTCGGCTTGACCGAGCCAGGCGCTGGGTCGGACGCTTCGGGCATCCGCACCCGCGCGGTGAAGCAAGGTGATACCTATGTGCTGAACGGCTCGAAGATCTTTATCACCAACGGTGAAGTGGCCGACATCTTCATCGTGTTTGCGGTGACCGATCCGGAGGCGGGAGCGAAAGGCGTGTCGGCGTTTATCGTCGAGCGCGAAACGCCGGGCTTTTCAATCGGAAAGAAAGAGCACAAGATGGGGATGAACGGCTCGGGGACTGTCGAGTTGATTTTTGACAACGCAATGGTTCCGGCGACGCAGTTGCTCGGGGCGGAAGGCCAAGGGTTTACGGTGGCGATGAGCAACCTCGACGGCGGCCGCATCGGCATCGCGGCACAGGCGCTGGGGATCGCCAGAGCTGCATTTGACGCGGCGCGCGCCTATGTGCAACAGCGCGAGCAGTTTGGCCGCCCGATCGCCGATTTTCAGGCGGTGCAGTTTATGCTCGCCGACATGGCGACCAAGATTGAAGCGTCTCGCCTCTTGATCTACAACGCGGCAGCCCTTCGTCAAGCCAAGCTGCCCGTTTCCAAGCAAGCCTCGATGGCCAAATATTATGCCACCGATACGGCGATGTCGGTGACGACCGATGCGGTTCAACTGTTCGGCGGGTACGGCTATTCGAAAGAGTATCCCGTGGAGCGCTTGATGCGCGATGCAAAAGTTACCCAAATCTACGAGGGCACCAACCAGATCCAACGCATTGTCGTGGCGAAGAACCTGTTAAAGGGCCTGTAG
- a CDS encoding acyl-CoA dehydrogenase, which produces MNFQLTQDQYEIRKLVRDFALNEVAPGAMERDEKEEFSREIFDKMAEIGLCGIPWPEEYGGAGMDYVSYVIAVEELSRIDASVGVTLSVQTSLAGWPIYKFGNEEQKQKYLRRLAEGTSIGAYGLTEPGSGTDAGAMRTTAVEKDDHWVLNGSKIFITNGGVADIYVVFAVTDMEKRTRGGITAFIVEADFPGFSVGKHEKKLGIRSSTTTEIIFDNCIVPKENMLGALGEGFKIAMMTLDGGRNGIAAQALGIAQGALDLATDYAQQREQFGKSISTFQAIQFKLADMATEIEAARLLTYQAAWLESEGLPYGKQSAMSKVFASDVAMKVAVEAVQIYGGYGFTREYPVERFLRDAKITQIYEGTNEVQRMVIARHLLKEK; this is translated from the coding sequence ATGAACTTTCAACTGACGCAAGATCAATATGAGATCCGCAAGCTGGTGCGCGATTTCGCGCTGAACGAGGTGGCTCCGGGCGCGATGGAGCGCGATGAGAAGGAAGAGTTCTCCCGCGAGATTTTTGACAAGATGGCTGAGATCGGCCTGTGCGGGATTCCGTGGCCGGAAGAGTACGGCGGCGCGGGCATGGACTACGTCTCCTATGTGATCGCGGTGGAAGAGCTGTCCCGCATCGACGCATCGGTCGGCGTGACGCTGTCTGTGCAAACCTCGCTGGCTGGTTGGCCGATCTACAAGTTCGGCAACGAGGAGCAAAAGCAGAAGTACCTGCGCCGTTTGGCAGAAGGCACTTCGATCGGCGCATACGGCTTGACCGAGCCGGGCTCCGGCACCGATGCGGGCGCTATGCGCACGACGGCGGTGGAGAAGGACGATCATTGGGTGCTCAACGGTTCGAAGATCTTTATCACCAATGGCGGCGTGGCCGACATCTATGTCGTCTTTGCTGTGACCGATATGGAAAAGCGCACTCGCGGCGGTATCACCGCGTTCATCGTGGAAGCAGATTTCCCGGGCTTCTCTGTCGGCAAGCATGAAAAGAAGCTGGGCATTCGCTCCTCGACCACGACGGAGATCATTTTTGACAACTGCATCGTGCCGAAGGAAAACATGCTCGGCGCGCTTGGCGAAGGCTTCAAGATCGCGATGATGACGCTCGATGGCGGTCGTAACGGCATCGCGGCACAGGCGCTCGGGATCGCGCAAGGCGCGCTCGATCTGGCGACCGACTATGCACAACAGCGCGAGCAGTTTGGCAAGTCGATCTCCACTTTCCAAGCGATCCAGTTCAAACTGGCCGATATGGCGACCGAAATCGAAGCGGCTCGCCTGCTCACCTACCAAGCGGCGTGGTTGGAGTCGGAAGGTCTTCCGTACGGCAAACAGTCGGCGATGTCGAAAGTGTTTGCGTCCGACGTGGCGATGAAAGTGGCGGTCGAAGCGGTACAAATCTACGGCGGATACGGCTTTACGCGCGAGTATCCGGTCGAGCGCTTCCTGCGCGATGCGAAGATCACGCAGATCTACGAAGGCACCAACGAAGTGCAGCGCATGGTTATCGCACGCCATCTCCTGAAGGAGAAATAG
- the meaB gene encoding methylmalonyl Co-A mutase-associated GTPase MeaB codes for MHELVRRILSGDKRAAARAITHIENDAPQKHEILRDLHPHTGNAYLVGLTGSPGAGKSSLTDRIITYLRKEKEMKVGVIAVDPTSPFTGGAILGDRVRMGTHALDPDVFIRSMGTRGSLGGLARTTQEALRVLDAWGCEVILIETVGVGQSELDIMNVADSTVVVLNPSAGDHIQTMKAGIMEIADLFVINKADLPGTDKTDREVSNMLDLMGHVPWRPPVTRTISRDNKGIPEFWEKVQEHEAYLRSSGVWEQRRHKRRQDEVLAIIEGQMTRRVKELMHGDASWSNKIAQVEQGAVDPYSVADEMIGKLLK; via the coding sequence ATGCACGAGCTGGTTCGGCGGATTTTAAGCGGTGACAAGCGCGCTGCAGCCCGTGCCATCACGCATATCGAAAACGATGCGCCGCAAAAGCATGAGATCCTCCGCGACCTGCACCCGCACACGGGAAATGCCTACCTCGTCGGCCTCACCGGGTCGCCGGGGGCGGGCAAAAGCTCGCTGACCGATCGCATCATCACCTATCTGCGCAAAGAAAAGGAGATGAAAGTCGGCGTGATCGCCGTCGATCCGACCTCGCCGTTTACCGGTGGGGCGATCTTGGGCGATCGCGTGCGGATGGGCACACACGCCCTCGACCCTGACGTGTTCATCCGCTCGATGGGCACGCGAGGTTCGCTTGGGGGGCTGGCACGGACGACGCAGGAGGCGCTGCGCGTGCTCGACGCGTGGGGCTGTGAAGTGATCCTGATCGAAACGGTCGGCGTGGGGCAGAGCGAACTCGACATCATGAATGTGGCCGACTCGACCGTCGTCGTGCTCAATCCGTCGGCGGGCGACCACATCCAGACGATGAAGGCGGGCATCATGGAGATCGCAGACCTGTTTGTGATCAACAAAGCAGATCTGCCCGGTACGGACAAGACGGACCGAGAAGTCAGCAACATGCTCGATTTGATGGGCCATGTGCCGTGGCGTCCGCCTGTGACGCGCACCATCTCGCGTGACAACAAGGGGATTCCCGAGTTTTGGGAGAAGGTGCAGGAGCACGAAGCGTACCTGCGCTCCTCCGGCGTTTGGGAACAGCGTCGCCATAAGCGTCGTCAGGACGAAGTGCTGGCGATCATCGAAGGGCAGATGACCCGTCGCGTGAAGGAACTGATGCACGGCGATGCGTCGTGGAGCAACAAGATCGCTCAGGTGGAACAAGGTGCGGTCGATCCGTATTCGGTTGCCGATGAGATGATCGGGAAGTTGTTGAAATAA
- the cmpA gene encoding cortex morphogenetic protein CmpA: MPSWLRNQLSRAFREKDKRSIRMLNRVFYKYQNTLRHEEAGTAHGDAE, translated from the coding sequence GTGCCAAGTTGGCTTCGGAACCAACTATCCCGAGCATTTCGGGAAAAAGACAAGCGATCGATCAGAATGCTCAACCGCGTTTTTTATAAATACCAAAACACACTCCGCCACGAGGAAGCGGGCACGGCTCATGGAGATGCGGAGTGA